The window GGGTATCGAACTGCAAGCTACAGTAGATACACATTGTTAAAAAGGGGgatcaattgttttttttctgttatgtaGTTAAAGCTTAGCAGACATAATGCAGACAAACGCCGTCAAAGTCGGTAAAGCTAAGTAATAAAAACACCTGTCATTTTAATCATCCTccaaaatgttcaacaacactttttaactgaagaagaagaagaaaaagaaacattaaCCTCCTGAAAAGGATTTATTGTAGGGCTACATTCAAGAAATTTATCCTGGCTCGATTTCTTTATTCGCATATATCGCATCTGGATACCTTAAAAAAGCCAACTATATAAACAGAAGTTTACCGGTTTCTTGGAGTCTTCAACTTCCCTGATACTCAGATTTTCCAGTGGAATGATCCCTCTGGGTTCCTTATCCTTGTAAATGGAGAGAAGAAACTACAGTGTGAGCATCAAGTCCAACTTAAACCAGCATTCAGAGTATTTAGCAGAACTCTTGTGCAGAAACACGGCCAACCATGAAGAACTCACAGTGGTGTATTCAAAGTAATACAGGCAGCTATCTGTGAGAATGAACCAGCGTCTCTTCCAGGTCTTCACTCGTCCACCTGAGGACAGATTACAGGTGAGCTGCGACTTccagaaagacagaaaaccGGGTTTGATATTGAGAGCTGTGACACACACTGACAACACAAAGCAGCAGGGTAATTAAAGCCCACTGACTGCAGAAGCTGAGGTTAAGGCTTGGGCCAGCAGTGAAAAGCAGATGTGAAACTCATGTTTTCCAACATCAGGACACAGCAGAGGGTGAAGTCGGATGTTAAAAATGAATCAACCAAGTTTATTCTGTCTGCAAATGTGATGCAAGCAAATGTGAGCGCACACTGCCAGTGGGAACTGAGAGGTGGAGGGGAGGAAGCTCAGTGGCAAAGCAGTGCATTGAAGCTGGGCAGTTTAAGAGTACATACCTCCTGGAGTCAAAATCATGAAACACAAACAAGAAGAATGTTAACAAGAGTATTATAAAAACTAAATATGCAACATTTCTGTCAACTTTGTTCAGGTTTGTCATAAAGCAGAAACACAATCTTTGTCTTCTTAAAGTGTTATTTCAGACTCTGTCCACCAGAAGGCCGATCTGTTTATAGTTTTAGAGTGCTGTTGGCGGACCGATCCAAACTAAACGAACTGAACTGTTTCACACCATATGAGTTCACATACCGAGTTTTAGCAGCCAGCCCTCTCTGTCAGGGTTGAAGAAGGTGTGTGTGAGGTCATTCCCATCATCCTCTGGGATCTTAAAGGGCTCGTTCTTGATGCTGTCGTACAAGTTCTGCAGAGGGGGTGAGATACAGACCACGTTTCTGAGTGCTTTGTTCACTCCAATCAAATCTGCCCGCAGCTGGTTCAGGGTAGGTATAATAATGTGAGTGCAGCTGCTCTGTGGCTGCGGTTAAAATGGTTGCTGTACTGTTCAGTTTATCATTAGAAGGAATGTAGGGGCACAACAGCTTCAATACATCCAGCACTACACACACAATCACTGCTTGTAGCCATTATAAAATAGTAGCCAAAGTGTTTCATCACCATGGCAGCTAGTGTTTGCCAATCCGCCTCAGCAGCCATCAGTAATGATACCGCCGCCACAGCTGGAGGTGCGCCGACTCACACGTAACGTTTCCTGACACAACTCAGTTCCCCTGTAAGCATGAGGAGGGGTTTCCCACTTTGACCTCAGTCTGTCATCCAAAATGTTCATTCACTTTGGTTTTACTTTGACGATAACATGTCTTGTTCtcatttgtgtaaaaaaaaatatgtttaaaggTTCATCTGAAGATACAATGAGGCGGAAGTTTGAGTCTTTTTTTAGCATTAATTCCTTCTTTGTTCCGCAGTGTTTCCTTTTTAAGTAGCAGTGAGGGGATGGTaggtacaaaaaaaattaaatctttttattatttttattgtaaatgactGACTTTACCCTCATGTTTgatgatatttttaaaaaattcaaatagtcagcacaTATGTCTACCAGTCAACTCATTTTAATGACATTAAAAGATTTATGTGCATCATGAAAAGTTCACTCTACACCACACTGTTATTGTGTATCGATGTGGTCTTGTATCATGGACTGAGAGGTGCTTTGACCCGTTTGGGTCAGAGTTTGTTCAGGAAAACGAACTTCACTCACTCTGAGCAGATCCTCCGGCAGGTCTCCTCCGTCATTGATTCCTCTGTTCATCGCAGTGAATCTCTGAACCGACGGCTTGTCCTTCACATTGGGGTTGTGTAGGCTTGTGTTCAACATGATCACAGCAAACGACAACACGTAACAGGTATCTGCAAACAGACACGGTGTGTGCATTTACTGTTTCTGGGCCTGCGAATTAAAATGAGTCAACTGCAAAATTACTCTAAACGGTCTGTTTTTAGGCGTTTGTTCAAATAAGTGCAATCTAAAGTTTGAAGAATCTTAGAGTGTGACAGGTTGTGAATGATGTGCAATAAACACAAATCAGCTGATGATTACTGATTAGTGTTTTCCTGCTTCATCAGACGCGAAAGCTGGAGCACAGGCTGTAAATAATATGTTTATTGTTcgtttttccatctttttcgtATGACACTCGCATCTCTTCCTCTTCTGAACACACGTTCGCGTACCTGTGCTCTGAAACACTCCCAGGTTGCAGTGACAGTATCGCTGAGCGAATGCCTCCATCATGCGGTCGATCTTCTGAGCCTCGCCGGGCAGCCTGAAGCTCCACAGGAACTGCCTGAGAGCCTGAACCAGGTTCAGGTCTGTGAACTCGTGTAACTCCAGGAAGGCGTGCAGAACCTTGATGTTGAAGTCATCTCTGCattacacacaaaaacaca of the Odontesthes bonariensis isolate fOdoBon6 chromosome 23, fOdoBon6.hap1, whole genome shotgun sequence genome contains:
- the cyth1b gene encoding cytohesin-1b isoform X5, with the translated sequence MQRNKQMAMGRKKFNMDPTKGIRFLIDSSLLKNTSEDIAQFLYKGEGLNKTAIGDYLGERDDFNIKVLHAFLELHEFTDLNLVQALRQFLWSFRLPGEAQKIDRMMEAFAQRYCHCNLGVFQSTDTCYVLSFAVIMLNTSLHNPNVKDKPSVQRFTAMNRGINDGGDLPEDLLRNLYDSIKNEPFKIPEDDGNDLTHTFFNPDREGWLLKLGGGRVKTWKRRWFILTDSCLYYFEYTTDKEPRGIIPLENLSIREVEDSKKPNCFELFIPNHKDQVIKACKTEADGRVVEGNHTFYRISAPTAEEKDEWISSIKAAISKDPFYEMLAARKKKVSTLKGL
- the cyth1b gene encoding cytohesin-1b isoform X4; translated protein: MVLKSEDGVVPDDLSPEERQELESIRRRKQELLQDIQRLKDEIAEVTNEIENLGLTEERKSMQRNKQMAMGRKKFNMDPTKGIRFLIDSSLLKNTSEDIAQFLYKGEGLNKTAIGDYLGERDDFNIKVLHAFLELHEFTDLNLVQALRQFLWSFRLPGEAQKIDRMMEAFAQRYCHCNLGVFQSTDTCYVLSFAVIMLNTSLHNPNVKDKPSVQRFTAMNRGINDGGDLPEDLLRNLYDSIKNEPFKIPEDDGNDLTHTFFNPDREGWLLKLGGRVKTWKRRWFILTDSCLYYFEYTTDKEPRGIIPLENLSIREVEDSKKPNCFELFIPNHKDQVIKACKTEADGRVVEGNHTFYRISAPTAEEKDEWISSIKAAISKDPFYEMLAARKKKVSTLKGL
- the cyth1b gene encoding cytohesin-1b isoform X3, whose protein sequence is MVLKSEDGVVPDDLSPEERQELESIRRRKQELLQDIQVRKQRLKDEIAEVTNEIENLGLTEERKSMQRNKQMAMGRKKFNMDPTKGIRFLIDSSLLKNTSEDIAQFLYKGEGLNKTAIGDYLGERDDFNIKVLHAFLELHEFTDLNLVQALRQFLWSFRLPGEAQKIDRMMEAFAQRYCHCNLGVFQSTDTCYVLSFAVIMLNTSLHNPNVKDKPSVQRFTAMNRGINDGGDLPEDLLRNLYDSIKNEPFKIPEDDGNDLTHTFFNPDREGWLLKLGGGRVKTWKRRWFILTDSCLYYFEYTTDKEPRGIIPLENLSIREVEDSKKPNCFELFIPNHKDQVIKACKTEADGRVVEGNHTFYRISAPTAEEKDEWISSIKAAISKDPFYEMLAARKKKVSTLKGL